In one Nitrososphaera viennensis EN76 genomic region, the following are encoded:
- a CDS encoding TetR/AcrR family transcriptional regulator: MPKGKEEKAERMMEATLAVLSKKGYENTTINDVADAAKVSRGLLHYYFKDKEDMVSKALAFGFGPMWDSSVGSLSSAKSPEELVDGMIEVLKRNLQENPDFTALLFEMWVSSRRSDKIAKVFRDGLEEAIGRLKALLEFASSVGAIKVDAAEAEGIVRMLFAIYHGMAIQLLANPEKAKDKRIWAPIRKVLLAAFNEKSKTL, translated from the coding sequence GTGCCAAAGGGCAAGGAGGAAAAGGCCGAGAGGATGATGGAGGCGACGCTTGCGGTGCTCTCGAAAAAGGGCTACGAGAACACCACCATCAACGACGTTGCAGACGCGGCCAAGGTCAGCAGGGGCCTCCTGCATTACTACTTCAAGGACAAGGAGGACATGGTCTCAAAGGCGCTGGCGTTTGGCTTTGGCCCTATGTGGGATTCCTCTGTCGGCAGCCTGTCAAGTGCCAAGTCGCCGGAAGAGCTGGTCGACGGCATGATAGAGGTCCTGAAAAGAAACCTGCAGGAAAACCCGGACTTTACCGCCCTGCTCTTTGAGATGTGGGTCAGCAGCAGGAGGAGCGACAAGATAGCCAAGGTCTTTAGAGACGGCCTCGAAGAGGCAATAGGCAGGCTGAAGGCGCTCCTGGAATTTGCGTCTTCGGTCGGCGCCATCAAGGTGGACGCGGCAGAAGCAGAGGGCATTGTCAGGATGCTCTTTGCCATCTATCACGGCATGGCGATCCAGCTTCTAGCCAACCCGGAAAAAGCAAAAGACAAACGGATATGGGCGCCCATAAGAAAGGTGCTGCTTGCCGCGTTCAATGAAAAGTCTAAAACATTATAA
- a CDS encoding MgtC/SapB family protein: MVKILFLSIRQEEEMVFEGIPTGYEMRFLVGIGISLAAGFAIGVERESRNKAAGISTHCLVIGGAMIFTFLSSLVDPNSSSRIAAQIISGIGFLGAGLILKSELDGKITNLTTAAAVWFAASIGMAIGYEYYFLAIVATAFAAGVPRIPHISKMIKKGEET, translated from the coding sequence ATGGTTAAAATATTATTTTTGTCAATAAGGCAAGAAGAAGAGATGGTATTTGAAGGGATACCAACCGGCTATGAGATGCGTTTTCTGGTTGGCATCGGGATTTCTCTGGCGGCCGGCTTTGCCATTGGTGTAGAGAGGGAGTCAAGGAACAAGGCGGCAGGGATAAGCACGCACTGCCTCGTGATAGGAGGGGCGATGATCTTTACTTTCCTTTCGTCGCTGGTGGACCCCAACTCGTCGTCAAGGATTGCAGCACAGATAATCTCCGGCATAGGCTTTCTCGGGGCAGGGCTCATCCTAAAGAGCGAGCTGGACGGCAAGATAACAAACCTGACAACCGCAGCCGCCGTATGGTTTGCCGCTTCAATCGGCATGGCTATCGGCTACGAATACTATTTCCTTGCAATAGTGGCGACGGCATTTGCAGCCGGCGTGCCGCGAATACCGCACATCTCAAAGATGATAAAAAAGGGAGAAGAGACCTAG